One window from the genome of Bacillus weihaiensis encodes:
- a CDS encoding transcription repressor NadR — protein MKTEKILGEERRVLILDELKKSTNPMTGGELATLANVSRQVIVQDISLLKAKNHPIMATSQGYVYLASPDNQTKKQERIIACKHSPEHTADELTILVDHGVFVKDVIIEHPVYGDLTASIMVGNRNDVKEFIAKINANNASYLSELTEGIHLHTLQADSVKQLDLACAALEKEGYLFKG, from the coding sequence GTGAAAACGGAAAAAATTCTCGGCGAAGAACGAAGAGTATTAATCTTAGACGAACTAAAAAAATCTACAAACCCTATGACAGGAGGAGAGCTTGCTACCTTAGCAAATGTAAGCCGACAAGTCATTGTACAAGATATTTCTTTGTTGAAAGCAAAAAACCATCCGATTATGGCGACAAGTCAAGGCTACGTTTATCTTGCTTCACCTGATAATCAAACAAAAAAACAAGAGAGAATCATTGCATGTAAGCATTCGCCAGAGCACACTGCAGACGAATTAACCATACTCGTCGATCACGGAGTATTTGTAAAAGACGTGATTATTGAACACCCTGTATACGGAGACTTAACTGCCTCCATTATGGTCGGAAATCGGAATGACGTGAAAGAATTTATTGCAAAAATTAATGCGAATAATGCCTCTTACTTATCAGAATTAACAGAGGGCATTCATTTGCATACCCTTCAAGCTGATTCAGTAAAACAATTAGATTTAGCTTGTGCTGCACTAGAAAAAGAGGGGTACTTATTTAAGGGATAA
- a CDS encoding YhcN/YlaJ family sporulation lipoprotein: MTIGKKASTFTAIAVLASGLTACNGDEGALDTNYDDSARPIGYYSNEDTDVDNEGPITEMMDGMDDEDNYFRRVNERNDKNMANPTVPLGDRDEGLIRDNRFSRGDANYHGHLNEIGYYNRGDGAVSEKVKNAVEKMDNVDDARVLVTDNNVIVAVDTNDRNDADMKKEIMNTVKKMTDGRDVQVVTDEGTFTRIRNIDNDIHNGGDRETIDADVEELMNDFGDAIQRPFTNDRN, encoded by the coding sequence TTGACAATAGGTAAAAAGGCTTCTACATTTACAGCAATTGCGGTATTAGCTTCAGGTCTTACGGCTTGTAATGGTGATGAAGGTGCCTTAGATACAAATTATGATGACAGTGCTAGACCAATTGGATACTATTCAAATGAGGATACAGATGTTGACAACGAAGGTCCAATCACTGAAATGATGGACGGAATGGATGATGAGGACAACTATTTCCGTCGTGTAAATGAACGTAATGATAAAAACATGGCGAATCCGACTGTACCTTTAGGAGACCGAGATGAAGGGTTAATTAGAGATAATCGCTTTAGTCGTGGTGATGCTAATTATCATGGTCATTTAAATGAAATTGGGTACTATAACCGTGGCGATGGTGCAGTGTCAGAAAAGGTTAAAAATGCTGTCGAGAAGATGGACAATGTTGACGATGCAAGAGTATTGGTAACAGATAATAATGTCATTGTAGCAGTTGATACAAACGATCGAAATGATGCAGATATGAAAAAGGAAATTATGAACACAGTTAAGAAGATGACGGATGGAAGAGATGTACAAGTCGTGACCGATGAAGGTACCTTTACCCGCATTCGAAATATTGATAATGACATCCATAATGGTGGAGATCGTGAAACCATTGATGCAGATGTAGAGGAATTAATGAACGACTTTGGAGATGCTATTCAACGCCCATTTACTAATGATCGTAACTAA
- a CDS encoding BofC C-terminal domain-containing protein, which yields MFHRDRIFTVIGFILLVLVISVANQKPLRAEESHIQEPITVNVILQRKYLDGEVSEELTKETIGSMEDFWAMFASWQLVEHNQERIVLKKDIDDISPLLKTNGYFGLAGDGTLSIFNGKPTSNEVIQSFFQIDMEKLESHKHIELIEGIRIQSKDQYLEVLKTLETYSKTEKK from the coding sequence ATGTTTCATCGTGATCGAATCTTTACCGTTATCGGTTTTATTTTACTTGTCTTAGTTATTTCTGTAGCGAATCAAAAGCCACTAAGAGCCGAAGAATCACACATCCAAGAACCTATAACTGTAAATGTGATCTTACAGAGAAAATATTTAGACGGTGAAGTAAGTGAAGAACTAACAAAAGAAACAATAGGGTCGATGGAGGATTTTTGGGCTATGTTCGCCTCTTGGCAGCTAGTAGAACATAATCAAGAGAGAATTGTTTTAAAAAAAGATATTGATGATATTTCCCCCTTATTGAAGACAAATGGGTACTTTGGTCTTGCAGGAGATGGAACGTTATCCATTTTTAACGGTAAACCAACGAGTAACGAAGTCATTCAGTCTTTCTTTCAAATTGATATGGAAAAGCTTGAGAGTCATAAGCATATTGAGTTAATAGAAGGAATAAGAATTCAATCAAAAGATCAATATTTAGAAGTATTAAAAACATTAGAAACCTATTCGAAAACAGAAAAGAAGTAA
- the nadC gene encoding carboxylating nicotinate-nucleotide diphosphorylase yields the protein MNEIKVRRKLEEFFLEDLGEGDLSSQTIFGDSGVGEAIIIAKEDGIFSGATIITEGYALFGSSIDVNVHKRDGEVLKKGEIIADVKGSMATILSGERVILNLLQRMSGIATVTNQAVDILQSQHTRICDTRKTSPGLRLFEKYAVRCGGGFNHRFGLYDGVMIKDNHIAFAGSITKAVEAVRNQTGHMVKIEVEIESEQQLHEAIEARVDVIMFDNRTPDEVARFVEITPNGIITEASGGIGFHNLADYRHTNVDYLSLGMLTHSYKSLDISLNVK from the coding sequence ATGAACGAAATAAAAGTTAGAAGAAAACTAGAGGAGTTTTTCCTAGAGGATTTAGGGGAAGGTGATCTTTCGAGTCAAACGATATTCGGAGATTCTGGTGTGGGAGAGGCTATCATAATTGCAAAAGAAGATGGAATCTTTTCAGGCGCGACCATTATAACAGAAGGCTATGCTTTATTCGGATCGTCCATTGATGTAAATGTACACAAGCGTGATGGTGAAGTTCTAAAAAAAGGTGAAATCATTGCAGATGTTAAAGGCTCCATGGCGACTATTTTAAGTGGAGAGCGAGTTATTCTAAATTTACTGCAGAGAATGAGTGGCATTGCAACAGTAACCAACCAAGCAGTTGACATTCTACAATCACAACATACAAGAATTTGTGACACGCGAAAAACCTCCCCGGGCTTGAGGTTATTTGAAAAATACGCTGTTCGTTGTGGAGGCGGCTTTAATCATCGTTTTGGACTATATGATGGTGTCATGATTAAAGATAATCACATTGCATTTGCTGGATCTATTACGAAAGCTGTTGAGGCAGTGAGAAATCAAACCGGACACATGGTGAAAATTGAAGTTGAAATTGAATCTGAACAACAGCTTCATGAAGCAATTGAAGCTAGGGTAGATGTCATCATGTTTGATAATCGTACACCAGATGAAGTAGCGAGGTTTGTAGAAATTACACCAAATGGAATCATTACGGAAGCATCAGGTGGAATCGGTTTCCATAACTTAGCAGATTATCGCCATACAAATGTCGATTATCTATCACTTGGTATGTTAACTCATTCATATAAATCGTTAGATATTAGTTTAAACGTTAAATAA
- the obgE gene encoding GTPase ObgE, which translates to MFVDQVKIYVKGGDGGNGMVAFRREKYVPKGGPAGGDGGNGADVVFEVEEGLRTLMDFRYKRHFKAPRGEHGMSKNQHGKNSSPMIVKVPPGTIVTDEATGHIIADLTEHGQQAVIAKGGRGGRGNSRFATPANPAPELSENGEPGIERNVILELKVLADVGLVGFPSVGKSTLLSVVSSAKPKIAEYHFTTLVPNLGMVETEDGRSFVLADLPGLIEGAHQGVGLGHQFLRHIERTRVIVHVIDMSGLEGRDPYEDYLTINAELKEYNLRLTERPQIIVANKMDMPDSEENLNNFKGKLEDDVKIFPISAFTRQGVSELLYAVADTLETTPEFPLHEEETTENSVLYEFKKEEPNFAITRDSEGAYVLTGEKIEKLFKMTDFSRDESVRRFARQLRGLGVDEALRERGAKDGDIVKLLDYEFEFIE; encoded by the coding sequence ATGTTTGTCGATCAGGTCAAGATCTATGTAAAGGGAGGCGACGGAGGTAACGGTATGGTTGCTTTTCGTCGTGAAAAATATGTACCAAAAGGTGGTCCGGCTGGTGGTGATGGCGGTAACGGAGCAGATGTTGTATTTGAAGTAGAAGAAGGCTTAAGAACGTTAATGGATTTCCGTTATAAGCGTCATTTTAAAGCACCTCGTGGTGAACATGGGATGTCAAAGAATCAGCATGGGAAAAACTCTTCTCCTATGATTGTTAAAGTTCCTCCTGGTACGATCGTAACAGATGAGGCAACTGGACATATTATTGCCGATTTAACAGAACATGGTCAGCAGGCTGTAATTGCTAAAGGTGGCCGTGGTGGCCGTGGGAACTCTCGATTTGCAACACCAGCTAACCCAGCACCGGAGCTATCAGAGAATGGTGAACCAGGAATAGAACGTAACGTTATTTTAGAATTAAAAGTGTTAGCTGATGTTGGACTAGTGGGCTTCCCTAGTGTTGGAAAATCTACTTTATTATCTGTTGTTTCATCAGCAAAACCTAAAATAGCGGAATATCATTTTACAACTCTTGTACCAAATTTAGGTATGGTTGAAACAGAAGATGGCAGAAGTTTTGTTTTAGCGGATCTCCCAGGTTTAATTGAGGGAGCTCACCAAGGTGTTGGGCTTGGTCATCAATTTCTGAGACATATTGAAAGAACACGTGTAATTGTGCATGTTATTGATATGTCTGGTCTTGAAGGTAGAGATCCTTATGAAGATTATTTAACCATTAACGCAGAATTGAAAGAATATAACTTGCGATTAACGGAAAGACCACAAATAATCGTTGCAAATAAAATGGACATGCCTGATTCTGAGGAGAATTTAAACAACTTTAAAGGAAAGCTTGAAGATGATGTGAAAATATTCCCAATCTCAGCATTTACTCGACAGGGTGTTAGCGAGCTTTTATATGCAGTAGCTGACACATTAGAAACAACACCTGAATTCCCGCTACATGAAGAAGAAACAACGGAAAATAGTGTATTATATGAATTTAAGAAAGAAGAGCCTAACTTTGCGATTACTCGTGACAGTGAAGGTGCTTATGTGTTAACTGGTGAAAAGATTGAGAAGTTATTTAAAATGACTGACTTCTCACGCGATGAATCAGTACGACGTTTTGCACGACAATTACGAGGGCTTGGTGTAGATGAAGCACTTCGTGAAAGAGGAGCAAAAGATGGAGATATCGTAAAGCTTCTTGACTATGAATTTGAGTTCATTGAATAG
- a CDS encoding ACT domain-containing protein, producing MKDDTFYLVREDILPEAMKKTLEVKKLIERGKVDSVAEAVQRVDLSRSAFYKYRDAVFPFHTMVKEKLITLFFHLEDRSGTLSHLLSVVANAGCNVLTIHQSIPIQGRANVTLSLNTNGMTEDINQLMMKLRRLEFVEKVEILGQGA from the coding sequence ATGAAGGATGATACCTTTTATTTAGTGAGAGAAGATATTTTGCCGGAAGCAATGAAAAAAACACTTGAAGTGAAGAAGCTAATTGAAAGAGGAAAAGTAGATTCAGTAGCTGAAGCGGTTCAACGAGTGGATTTAAGCCGAAGTGCATTTTATAAATACCGAGATGCTGTATTCCCTTTTCATACAATGGTGAAAGAAAAGTTAATTACCCTCTTTTTTCATTTAGAAGACAGAAGTGGGACATTATCACACTTATTATCAGTTGTAGCAAATGCAGGTTGTAATGTTCTTACTATTCATCAATCAATTCCAATTCAAGGGAGAGCGAATGTGACTCTTTCACTAAATACGAACGGAATGACAGAAGATATTAATCAGCTCATGATGAAATTAAGAAGGTTAGAATTTGTGGAAAAGGTTGAAATATTAGGTCAAGGTGCTTGA
- the safA gene encoding SafA/ExsA family spore coat assembly protein, with product MKIHIVQKGDTLWNIAKKYGVDFEEVKNMNTQLSNPDLIMPGMKIKVPSGNVAVKKEAPIQQGTIKKEMPLTEHPFAKEKPKAVVEVEDTKPKEPVTEKPSKPYIPPVPNVQHPVYTGLDVNNYYTVNMAMMPQMANPQLPPKPANVLPDMTKMDEEVPNEKYDAKTEAPQPYYLPQEQHHDEEEYKDMANMPNVPNMQHMQMPTYTQPAMYQPQPQYVAPQYMVPVSPVLPGSGLCPPYYPMQMPYQYGPSMMPNQAHQQPYPTAVSPAEYEDDDDMDYDHEQMGNMPNMPYQQQAVAPAHYAPGFPVNPYAGVPVSPVLPGTGLGYPNQVMGAYGEAPEGYDQMPNMPYPQQTAPAYDDKDCGCGGPAPQFPQQGYGYPMAQPYGGYPMYQPMNQGYAPYGQNPYGYAPQQGVDQQQMFGMPNFEREEEED from the coding sequence TTGAAAATTCATATTGTGCAAAAAGGCGATACGTTATGGAACATTGCAAAAAAATATGGTGTAGATTTTGAAGAAGTAAAAAACATGAATACACAACTCAGTAATCCAGATTTAATTATGCCTGGAATGAAAATTAAGGTACCGTCCGGGAATGTAGCTGTGAAAAAGGAAGCTCCAATTCAACAAGGAACAATTAAAAAAGAAATGCCTTTAACTGAGCATCCATTCGCGAAGGAAAAACCAAAAGCGGTTGTGGAGGTAGAAGATACAAAGCCAAAGGAACCAGTAACAGAGAAACCATCAAAACCTTATATACCGCCTGTACCTAATGTTCAACATCCGGTATATACGGGTCTTGATGTGAATAATTATTATACGGTGAATATGGCAATGATGCCTCAAATGGCAAATCCGCAGCTACCACCTAAACCAGCAAATGTGCTACCAGATATGACAAAAATGGATGAAGAAGTACCTAATGAAAAATATGATGCAAAAACGGAAGCGCCTCAGCCATATTACTTACCACAAGAACAACATCATGATGAGGAGGAGTACAAAGATATGGCTAATATGCCGAATGTCCCAAATATGCAACATATGCAAATGCCAACCTATACACAACCAGCTATGTACCAACCGCAACCGCAATACGTAGCACCACAATATATGGTGCCTGTCTCACCTGTATTACCAGGATCAGGGTTATGTCCACCATATTATCCAATGCAAATGCCTTACCAATATGGTCCATCAATGATGCCGAATCAAGCTCACCAGCAACCATATCCAACTGCAGTTAGTCCAGCTGAATATGAGGATGACGACGATATGGACTATGATCATGAGCAAATGGGCAACATGCCAAATATGCCCTATCAACAGCAAGCTGTAGCACCGGCGCATTATGCTCCTGGATTTCCTGTAAATCCATATGCTGGTGTACCTGTTTCTCCAGTTCTTCCAGGTACTGGATTAGGGTATCCTAACCAAGTGATGGGAGCTTACGGTGAGGCACCTGAAGGCTATGATCAAATGCCAAATATGCCATATCCTCAGCAAACAGCACCAGCTTATGATGACAAAGATTGTGGGTGTGGAGGTCCTGCTCCACAATTTCCACAACAAGGATATGGGTATCCTATGGCCCAGCCATATGGTGGCTACCCAATGTATCAACCAATGAATCAAGGGTATGCTCCGTACGGTCAAAATCCTTATGGATATGCGCCACAACAAGGTGTAGATCAACAACAAATGTTTGGAATGCCTAATTTTGAACGAGAAGAAGAGGAAGATTAA
- the nadB gene encoding L-aspartate oxidase, translating into MPQTDVLIIGSGLAALSAAYYLKNKQVTVLTKSSWVESNSMLAQGGIAAAIGPNDSWQSHYQDTIEAGCFHNQENNVALLVQEGSREILDWVERGMTFDVDENGRLLLSKEGAHHHNRIVHAGGDATGREITQFLYKKVCEKAHIVEDEMAVDLLVDHNQCIGVVTKNKEGKLTTYTADYTIIASGGCGAVYGHTSNTHVITGDGIAMAYRAGAKLSDMEFIQFHPTMLYQNGKCIGLISEAVRGEGAVLKNQLGERFMKEIHELGDLAPRDIVSRAIFDEMKNGNSVYLDITKISQFENRFPTITKMCLDNGINLEKGWIPVAPGMHFLMGGIQTNEHGETNVPHLLAVGEAACTGVHGANRLASNSLLEGLVFGKRVAEFLSTKLTSSYSSYLKESLDQYRGVCNVELPTKEQIQDIMTNYVGILRTQSELEYAVKWFESYQKRNFWDFNVKDFTIEQIERLNMVTIGWIISMSALKRTESRGGHFRKDYPAQNNDFWKQRQVICCKDDIHVGV; encoded by the coding sequence ATGCCTCAAACAGATGTTTTAATTATTGGAAGTGGTCTAGCGGCCCTCTCAGCTGCTTATTATCTTAAAAATAAACAAGTGACAGTACTGACAAAATCCTCATGGGTTGAAAGTAACTCAATGCTAGCACAAGGCGGTATTGCAGCAGCAATAGGTCCAAATGATTCTTGGCAAAGTCATTACCAAGACACAATAGAAGCAGGGTGCTTTCATAATCAAGAGAACAATGTTGCCTTACTGGTTCAGGAAGGTTCGCGGGAAATCCTCGATTGGGTTGAAAGGGGAATGACCTTTGATGTGGATGAAAATGGAAGGTTACTTCTAAGTAAGGAAGGGGCCCATCATCATAATCGGATCGTTCACGCTGGTGGGGATGCGACTGGAAGGGAAATCACTCAGTTCTTATATAAAAAAGTATGTGAAAAAGCCCATATTGTTGAAGACGAAATGGCTGTAGACTTACTCGTTGATCACAATCAATGCATAGGAGTGGTGACTAAGAATAAAGAAGGGAAATTAACTACATACACCGCCGATTATACCATTATTGCAAGTGGTGGATGTGGAGCAGTGTATGGTCATACTTCAAATACACACGTGATAACAGGTGATGGGATTGCGATGGCATATCGAGCGGGTGCTAAACTCTCCGATATGGAATTCATTCAATTTCATCCTACGATGCTTTATCAAAATGGTAAATGCATTGGTCTTATTTCAGAAGCTGTCAGAGGTGAAGGGGCTGTCTTAAAGAATCAGCTAGGTGAAAGGTTTATGAAAGAGATCCATGAACTAGGAGATTTAGCTCCACGAGACATTGTTTCACGAGCTATTTTTGATGAGATGAAAAACGGGAATTCCGTTTATCTAGATATTACAAAGATTTCTCAATTTGAAAATCGATTTCCTACAATTACAAAAATGTGTCTAGATAATGGAATTAACTTAGAAAAAGGGTGGATTCCTGTGGCACCAGGTATGCATTTTTTAATGGGTGGAATTCAAACCAACGAACATGGAGAAACAAATGTACCGCACTTACTAGCTGTTGGGGAAGCGGCTTGTACAGGTGTACATGGAGCAAATCGCCTTGCTAGTAATTCTCTTTTAGAGGGATTGGTTTTTGGAAAAAGAGTAGCTGAATTTCTTTCAACAAAATTAACTTCGTCTTATAGTAGCTATCTAAAAGAAAGCCTCGATCAATATAGAGGAGTATGTAATGTGGAATTACCTACTAAAGAACAAATTCAGGACATTATGACTAACTATGTTGGAATCTTGAGAACGCAGAGTGAACTTGAATATGCAGTAAAGTGGTTCGAATCTTATCAGAAACGAAATTTTTGGGATTTTAATGTGAAGGATTTCACAATTGAGCAAATTGAACGTTTAAATATGGTAACTATTGGTTGGATTATTTCCATGTCGGCCTTAAAACGAACGGAAAGCAGAGGAGGACATTTTCGAAAGGATTATCCAGCTCAAAATAATGATTTTTGGAAACAACGGCAGGTTATTTGTTGTAAAGATGACATTCATGTGGGGGTTTAG
- a CDS encoding IscS subfamily cysteine desulfurase, with protein MIYLDYAATTPMSDNALDMYVKAAKKAYGNSSSLHDIGEMSARTLEASRKIIGDCIHASEKGIYFTGGGSEANVLIIQSLLKSLPSTKNHIITTEIEHSSLHTFFQKLKNEGYKITFLKTDSKGRISIEEVRQSISDRTGIISIQHANSEIGTIQPIQEIGKIAKEKNILFHSDCVQTFGKIPLHVEELNVDALSISSHKIYGPKGIGAAYINPSIHWQPVIPGTTHESGFRPGTVDVPSIAAFATAAKDIVRKLEANLDHYHNLRREFIDSLTLYNERITLINEKDPSSLPTIFPLVVHGIEGQYMMLECNRFGYAISTGSACQVGMQAPSRSLTAIGFHVHEAKQYIRISTGIQTTTQDLQSLLKTMQKIIHQFTR; from the coding sequence ATGATTTACTTAGATTATGCTGCTACCACTCCAATGAGTGACAACGCTCTAGACATGTATGTTAAGGCTGCTAAGAAAGCATATGGAAATAGTAGTAGTCTTCATGATATCGGGGAAATGTCAGCTCGTACGTTAGAAGCCTCAAGAAAGATAATTGGGGATTGTATTCACGCTAGTGAGAAGGGGATTTACTTTACAGGTGGCGGTAGCGAGGCGAATGTTCTTATTATTCAATCTCTATTAAAGAGTTTACCTTCTACTAAAAATCATATCATTACAACAGAAATTGAACATTCTTCCCTTCATACTTTTTTTCAAAAATTAAAAAATGAAGGCTATAAAATTACTTTTTTGAAAACAGATTCAAAAGGACGTATCTCCATTGAGGAGGTAAGACAATCAATAAGCGATCGCACCGGTATTATTTCCATTCAACATGCGAATTCAGAGATTGGTACGATTCAGCCCATCCAGGAGATTGGTAAAATCGCGAAAGAAAAAAATATTCTTTTTCATAGTGACTGTGTTCAAACCTTTGGAAAAATCCCTTTACATGTGGAGGAGTTAAACGTAGATGCTCTTTCAATTTCTAGTCATAAAATATACGGGCCTAAAGGAATTGGCGCTGCTTATATAAATCCAAGCATACATTGGCAACCCGTGATTCCAGGTACAACACACGAATCAGGATTTAGGCCTGGAACAGTTGATGTACCGAGCATAGCTGCCTTTGCAACAGCAGCAAAAGACATAGTAAGGAAATTAGAAGCCAACTTAGACCACTATCACAACTTAAGAAGGGAATTTATTGATTCCCTTACTCTTTATAATGAAAGAATTACATTAATAAATGAAAAGGATCCCTCTTCATTACCAACTATATTTCCACTAGTCGTTCACGGAATCGAAGGTCAATATATGATGTTAGAATGCAATCGTTTCGGTTACGCCATCTCAACTGGAAGTGCTTGTCAGGTTGGCATGCAAGCTCCTTCTCGTTCTCTAACAGCAATTGGTTTTCATGTACATGAGGCTAAACAATATATTAGAATATCAACAGGGATTCAAACAACAACACAGGACCTACAATCTTTACTCAAGACCATGCAGAAAATTATCCATCAATTTACTAGGTAA
- the nadA gene encoding quinolinate synthase NadA encodes MELLDIVEHEKNEMMPESYKNRSVEEMEERVRDIKEKFGSRLYIPGHHYQKDEVIQFSDVTGDSLQLAQAAAENKDAEYIVFCGVHFMAETADMLTSEHQKVLLPDMRAGCSMADMADINQTDRAWDKLQALFGDTILPLTYVNSTAAIKAFVGKNGGATVTSSNAKKMLEWAFTQKERILFLPDQHLGRNTAYDIGIPLEEMAIWNPLSNELEYEGNVEDVKVILWKGHCSVHENFTVKNIENIRKTKPDMNIIVHPECSREVVSLSDYAGSTKYIIETIEAAESGTQWAIGTEMNLVNRIIQQHPDKNIVSLNPFMCPCLTMNRIDLPHLVWTLEGLERGELSNQIVVTEEITKDAVLALERMLAYV; translated from the coding sequence ATGGAACTTTTAGATATAGTAGAACATGAAAAAAATGAAATGATGCCAGAATCCTATAAGAATCGTTCAGTAGAGGAAATGGAAGAACGAGTAAGAGATATTAAAGAAAAATTTGGCTCAAGACTCTATATACCAGGTCACCATTATCAAAAAGATGAAGTTATTCAGTTTTCAGATGTAACAGGGGACTCTCTTCAATTAGCTCAAGCAGCAGCTGAAAATAAAGACGCTGAATATATTGTCTTTTGTGGAGTTCATTTTATGGCTGAAACAGCAGACATGCTAACCTCTGAGCATCAAAAGGTGCTGCTACCTGATATGCGTGCGGGGTGTTCAATGGCAGATATGGCAGATATTAATCAAACAGACCGGGCGTGGGATAAGCTCCAAGCATTGTTTGGAGATACTATATTGCCATTAACCTATGTGAATTCAACTGCAGCTATTAAAGCATTTGTTGGGAAAAACGGTGGAGCAACAGTGACTTCTTCTAACGCAAAAAAAATGCTTGAGTGGGCTTTTACACAAAAAGAACGAATTTTATTTTTACCTGATCAACATTTAGGAAGAAATACTGCTTACGACATTGGGATTCCATTAGAGGAGATGGCCATTTGGAACCCTCTATCTAATGAGCTTGAGTATGAGGGGAATGTTGAGGATGTGAAGGTTATTCTATGGAAAGGACATTGTTCAGTTCATGAAAACTTTACTGTGAAAAATATTGAGAATATCCGTAAAACGAAACCCGACATGAATATTATTGTTCATCCAGAATGTAGTCGTGAAGTAGTCAGCTTGTCTGATTATGCAGGTTCTACAAAGTATATTATAGAGACAATTGAAGCGGCTGAATCCGGAACACAGTGGGCAATTGGAACAGAAATGAACTTAGTAAATCGTATCATTCAACAACATCCAGATAAGAATATTGTTTCGTTAAATCCTTTTATGTGTCCTTGCTTAACCATGAATCGAATTGATCTCCCTCATTTAGTATGGACTCTAGAAGGATTAGAAAGAGGAGAATTATCAAATCAAATCGTTGTTACAGAAGAAATAACAAAGGACGCAGTATTGGCCTTAGAACGTATGCTAGCATATGTATGA
- the pheA gene encoding prephenate dehydratase: protein MVKKVGFLGPRATFTHLAVQAFFDHDMKEIAYSTIPQCIDAVADGEIDYAVVPTENAIEGSVNLTIDYLIHEQPLTIVGEIVSPIEQHFMVHPENRENWKDITRVYSHSHAIAQCHKFLHKTFKGISYDYATSTSAAASYVSQHPNECVAAIANQLAAKEYGLEIMKRNIHDYEYNHTRFAILCSTKHEYESPKLSVSKEKTTLMITLPSDQSGALHQVLSAFTWRKLNLSKIESRPMKTGLGHYFFIIDIDMCVDDILIPGAIAELEALGCRVKLLGSYKAYNIQTAIKE, encoded by the coding sequence TTGGTAAAAAAGGTTGGTTTCTTAGGACCTAGAGCAACATTTACACATTTAGCGGTACAAGCTTTTTTTGATCATGATATGAAAGAAATTGCGTATTCGACAATTCCACAGTGTATTGATGCTGTTGCTGATGGAGAGATCGATTATGCTGTAGTTCCGACTGAAAATGCAATTGAGGGGTCTGTGAATCTCACAATTGATTATCTCATCCATGAACAGCCTCTTACCATTGTAGGGGAAATTGTATCCCCGATTGAGCAACATTTTATGGTTCATCCTGAGAATAGAGAGAATTGGAAAGACATTACAAGGGTTTATTCTCATTCACATGCTATTGCACAGTGTCATAAATTTTTACATAAAACCTTTAAAGGTATATCCTATGATTATGCAACGTCTACAAGTGCAGCGGCTTCCTATGTTAGTCAGCACCCGAATGAGTGTGTAGCTGCTATTGCTAATCAGCTTGCAGCTAAAGAATACGGGCTAGAGATTATGAAAAGAAACATTCATGATTATGAGTATAACCATACGAGGTTTGCTATTTTATGCTCTACTAAACATGAATATGAATCCCCAAAACTGTCAGTAAGTAAAGAAAAAACGACGTTAATGATTACATTACCATCTGATCAATCTGGGGCCTTACATCAAGTTTTGTCTGCCTTTACATGGAGAAAATTAAACCTATCTAAGATTGAATCACGTCCAATGAAAACGGGTTTAGGTCATTATTTCTTTATCATTGATATTGACATGTGTGTTGATGATATTTTAATTCCAGGTGCTATTGCTGAACTAGAGGCTTTAGGCTGTCGAGTGAAGCTACTAGGTTCGTATAAGGCGTATAACATCCAGACGGCTATAAAAGAATAG